In one Streptomyces sp. NBC_01288 genomic region, the following are encoded:
- a CDS encoding GNAT family N-acetyltransferase yields MVSRMFRIETEVDKERRDLLRARLLETNTAASPVLRALRGTPREREVPLQVWALDGAGELAGGLVGHTWADWLHVTYLWVDGRHRGTGLGSRLLAEAERIARDERGCGAARLETWNFQAPEFYKKQGYEVVCVIPDYPPGLTEYTLTKRLGRTNPG; encoded by the coding sequence ATGGTGAGCCGCATGTTTCGTATTGAGACGGAAGTCGACAAGGAGCGACGCGATCTGCTCCGCGCCCGGCTGCTCGAAACCAACACGGCCGCCTCCCCGGTGCTGCGCGCCCTGCGCGGAACCCCTCGCGAACGTGAAGTTCCGCTCCAGGTGTGGGCGTTGGACGGCGCGGGCGAACTGGCGGGCGGACTGGTCGGCCACACCTGGGCGGACTGGCTGCACGTGACGTACCTGTGGGTGGACGGCCGCCACCGCGGCACCGGCCTCGGCTCCCGCCTCCTCGCCGAGGCGGAACGCATCGCCCGCGACGAGCGCGGCTGCGGGGCGGCCCGCCTGGAGACGTGGAACTTCCAGGCGCCGGAGTTCTACAAGAAGCAGGGGTACGAGGTGGTGTGCGTGATCCCGGACTACCCGCCGGGGCTCACGGAGTACACCCTGACGAAGAGGCTGGGCCGGACGAACCCCGGGTGA
- a CDS encoding sodium:solute symporter family protein encodes MQTLQTPTSLAAELRLPTNGLDYTILAIYFVVVLGIGLAARRSVKTSLDFFLSGRSLPAWITGLAFISANLAATEILGMAANSAQYGAYTVHWYWIGAIPAMVFLGLVMMPFYYGSKVRSVPEFLLLRFDKAAHLLSSILFAFAAILIAGVNLYALAIVVEALLGWPQWVAIVVAGAFVLAYITLGGLSSAIYNEVLQFFVILAALIPISYLGLKKVGGWDGLTHKLDAAHGHNFTTAWGGTGIGSVNPLGANWLTIVLGLGFVLSFGYWTTNFAEVQRALSAKNLSAAQRTPLIAAYPKVFIVFLVMIPGLVAAALVPKIGTSGSDLQYNDAIPYLMQELLPNGVLGIAVTGLLAAFMAGMAANVSSFNTVFTNDIWAKYVVTDREDAYYVRFGRLITVIGVAASVGTAFLASSFSNIMSYLQTLFSFFNVPMFVVFIVGMFWKKATPKSGFWGLLAGTVTAMVNYFWIYKQGIISIPSDQGANFVSAIAGFVAGAVVMFAVSLFTQPKSAEQLQGLVYGTTSPGMTEAPAAGDDAWYRRPALLGWGAVILAALCYIPFSF; translated from the coding sequence ATGCAGACTCTGCAGACCCCCACCTCTCTCGCCGCCGAGCTCCGGCTCCCCACCAACGGGCTCGACTACACGATCCTGGCGATCTACTTCGTGGTCGTCCTGGGCATCGGTCTGGCCGCCCGCAGATCGGTGAAGACGAGCCTCGACTTCTTCCTCTCCGGGCGTTCGCTGCCCGCGTGGATCACCGGTCTCGCCTTCATCTCGGCCAACCTGGCCGCCACCGAGATCCTCGGCATGGCCGCCAACAGCGCGCAGTACGGCGCCTACACCGTCCACTGGTACTGGATCGGCGCCATCCCCGCCATGGTCTTCCTCGGCCTGGTGATGATGCCCTTCTACTACGGCTCGAAGGTCCGCTCGGTCCCCGAGTTCCTGCTGCTGCGCTTCGACAAGGCCGCACACCTGCTGAGTTCGATCCTGTTCGCCTTCGCCGCGATCCTGATCGCGGGCGTGAACCTGTACGCCCTCGCGATCGTCGTCGAGGCGCTGCTGGGCTGGCCGCAGTGGGTGGCGATCGTGGTCGCCGGTGCGTTCGTGCTCGCGTACATCACCCTCGGCGGGCTGTCGTCGGCGATCTACAACGAAGTGCTCCAGTTCTTCGTGATCCTGGCCGCCCTCATCCCGATCTCCTACCTCGGCCTGAAGAAGGTCGGCGGCTGGGACGGGCTGACCCACAAGCTGGACGCGGCCCACGGCCACAACTTCACCACCGCGTGGGGCGGCACCGGCATCGGCAGCGTCAACCCGCTCGGGGCGAACTGGCTGACCATCGTCCTCGGCCTCGGCTTCGTCCTCTCCTTCGGCTACTGGACGACCAACTTCGCCGAGGTCCAGCGCGCCCTCTCCGCGAAGAACCTGTCCGCGGCCCAGCGCACCCCGCTCATCGCCGCGTACCCGAAGGTCTTCATCGTGTTCCTGGTGATGATCCCGGGCCTGGTCGCCGCGGCGCTCGTCCCGAAGATCGGCACCAGCGGCTCGGACCTCCAGTACAACGACGCGATCCCGTACCTGATGCAGGAGTTGCTGCCCAACGGCGTCCTCGGCATCGCGGTGACGGGTCTGCTGGCGGCGTTCATGGCGGGTATGGCGGCCAACGTGTCGTCCTTCAACACGGTGTTCACGAACGACATCTGGGCGAAGTACGTCGTCACGGACCGCGAGGACGCGTACTACGTGCGCTTCGGCCGCCTGATCACGGTGATCGGCGTAGCGGCGTCAGTAGGCACGGCGTTCCTGGCGTCCTCCTTCTCCAACATCATGAGCTACCTCCAAACGCTCTTCTCCTTCTTCAACGTCCCGATGTTCGTCGTCTTCATCGTCGGCATGTTCTGGAAGAAGGCCACGCCGAAGTCCGGCTTCTGGGGCCTGCTCGCGGGCACGGTCACCGCGATGGTGAACTACTTCTGGATCTACAAGCAGGGGATCATCTCCATCCCCTCCGACCAGGGCGCGAACTTCGTCTCCGCGATCGCCGGGTTCGTCGCCGGTGCGGTGGTCATGTTCGCGGTGTCCCTGTTCACCCAGCCGAAGTCGGCCGAACAGCTCCAAGGCCTCGTCTACGGCACGACGTCACCCGGCATGACCGAGGCGCCGGCCGCGGGCGACGACGCGTGGTACCGCCGGCCCGCACTCCTCGGCTGGGGCGCGGTGATCCTGGCCGCCCTCTGCTACATCCCGTTCTCGTTCTAG
- a CDS encoding response regulator transcription factor yields the protein MVRIRVLVVDDHRIFAESLAAALAAEPDVDVSAAGSGPAALRCMERANAEGRRFDVLLVDADLGGNVPGVRPAVPVQAGNEDGLVDGISLVAGVRSAQPSVRMVVLAEKDDPRRAALALQAGASGWVAKDCSLSRLLTVIRGVLRDETHLPPALLTGVLRELTAARKHRTESERLVESLTPREREVLRCMVAGLGRKAVAERLFLSPHTVRTHMQNVLGKLGVHSTLAAVALARRAGVGPVDLTGDVVERGGQLA from the coding sequence GTGGTTCGCATCCGAGTCCTGGTCGTCGACGACCATCGCATCTTCGCCGAATCGCTCGCCGCGGCACTGGCCGCCGAGCCCGATGTCGACGTGTCCGCGGCCGGCAGTGGTCCCGCCGCGCTGCGCTGCATGGAGCGCGCGAACGCCGAGGGCCGCAGATTCGACGTCCTGCTCGTGGACGCCGATCTGGGCGGCAACGTGCCGGGCGTCCGGCCCGCCGTACCCGTACAGGCGGGGAACGAGGACGGGCTGGTGGACGGGATCTCCCTGGTCGCCGGGGTCCGTTCGGCCCAGCCGAGCGTACGGATGGTCGTGCTGGCGGAGAAGGACGATCCGCGCCGGGCCGCGCTGGCCCTACAGGCCGGGGCGTCCGGCTGGGTCGCCAAGGACTGCTCGCTGTCCAGGCTTTTAACCGTCATCCGAGGGGTGCTTCGCGACGAGACGCACCTGCCACCCGCCCTGCTGACCGGCGTCCTGCGCGAGCTGACGGCCGCGCGCAAGCACCGCACCGAGAGCGAGCGCCTGGTCGAGTCCCTGACTCCGCGGGAGCGGGAGGTGCTGCGCTGCATGGTGGCCGGGCTGGGACGCAAGGCGGTCGCCGAGCGGCTCTTCCTCTCCCCGCACACCGTCCGCACGCATATGCAGAACGTGCTCGGCAAGCTGGGAGTCCACTCCACCCTCGCGGCGGTCGCACTCGCCCGGCGCGCGGGCGTGGGTCCGGTCGACCTGACCGGGGATGTCGTCGAACGGGGCGGCCAACTGGCGTAG
- a CDS encoding ATP-binding protein: protein MPETESDPWEYSLSVPHDRRAVTVCRRTLRLVLTAHGLIRVVDTAELLATELVANALLHTEGPVMLRVSWSAGVLRVGAWDADPEPPQPPGQLANLLDAEAGRGLALVRACADLWGWQPLSRNGHRGKYVWCELGVA, encoded by the coding sequence ATGCCCGAAACCGAGTCCGACCCCTGGGAGTACTCCCTCTCCGTCCCGCACGATCGCCGTGCCGTCACCGTCTGTCGCCGCACCCTGCGCCTGGTCCTCACCGCGCACGGCCTCATCCGGGTCGTGGACACCGCCGAACTCCTCGCGACAGAGCTGGTGGCCAACGCCCTACTGCACACCGAGGGGCCGGTGATGCTCCGCGTGAGCTGGTCGGCGGGGGTGCTGCGCGTCGGGGCGTGGGACGCGGACCCCGAACCTCCCCAGCCCCCAGGCCAGTTGGCGAACCTGTTGGACGCCGAGGCGGGGAGAGGCCTCGCGTTGGTGCGGGCCTGCGCCGACCTCTGGGGCTGGCAGCCGCTGTCGAGGAACGGACACCGCGGCAAGTACGTGTGGTGCGAACTGGGGGTGGCGTAG
- a CDS encoding sulfotransferase family protein, whose product MSMLRKLNSKLAETTGYQIRRVPPPPGATTAGSLGVIPTPRGSRPARPDPVVPQAPTVDPAVDRLLERPVFILTSVRSGSTLLRMMLGAHSRLHAAHELHLTGIEVYFKPGTPTERSLRTLGLGHEQLEGLLWDRALHRELVRSGKQFIVEKTPGNAFQWQRIAETWPDARFVFLRRHPGAVARSWHEAVPDRTREEAAERVLKYMESMREAQAELGGHTLRYEDLTTDPVAELRSLCAYLDLPYEPGMTNYGSSLKNAVLGAGFGDWTDKIRTGQVQPDRPAPALEEIPEVLRPMCRAWGYL is encoded by the coding sequence ATGAGCATGCTGCGGAAGCTGAACTCCAAGCTCGCCGAGACGACCGGCTACCAGATACGCCGGGTACCCCCGCCGCCCGGTGCGACGACCGCGGGCTCCCTCGGGGTGATCCCCACGCCGCGCGGTTCCCGTCCCGCGCGCCCCGACCCCGTGGTGCCGCAGGCGCCGACGGTGGATCCGGCGGTCGACCGGTTGCTGGAGCGACCGGTGTTCATCCTGACCTCGGTGCGTTCCGGATCGACGCTGCTGCGCATGATGCTGGGAGCGCACTCCCGGCTGCACGCCGCGCACGAACTCCATCTCACCGGTATCGAGGTCTACTTCAAGCCGGGCACCCCCACGGAACGTTCCCTGCGCACCCTGGGCCTGGGCCACGAACAGCTGGAGGGCCTGCTCTGGGACCGTGCCCTGCACCGTGAACTGGTCAGGTCCGGAAAGCAGTTCATCGTGGAGAAGACCCCCGGCAACGCCTTCCAGTGGCAGCGCATCGCCGAGACCTGGCCCGACGCCCGCTTCGTCTTCCTGCGCAGACACCCGGGCGCGGTGGCCCGCTCCTGGCACGAGGCGGTACCGGACCGCACCCGCGAGGAAGCGGCCGAACGCGTCCTGAAATACATGGAGTCCATGCGGGAGGCCCAGGCCGAACTCGGCGGCCACACCCTGCGCTACGAGGACCTCACCACCGACCCGGTCGCCGAACTCCGCTCCCTCTGCGCCTACTTGGACCTCCCCTACGAACCCGGCATGACGAACTACGGCAGCAGCCTGAAGAACGCCGTCCTGGGCGCCGGCTTCGGCGACTGGACCGACAAGATCCGCACCGGCCAGGTCCAACCGGACCGCCCGGCACCGGCGTTGGAGGAGATCCCGGAGGTGCTGCGGCCGATGTGCCGGGCGTGGGGGTATCTCTGA
- the galE gene encoding UDP-glucose 4-epimerase GalE: MSGKYLVTGGAGYVGSVVAQHLLEAGHEVTVLDNLSTGFREGVPAGATFVEGDIRDAAKWLDSSYEAVLHFAAFSQVGESVVKPEKYWENNVGGSMALLAAMREAGVRKLVFSSTAATYGEPDEVPIVETTRTSPTNPYGASKLSVDFMITSEAAAHGLGAVSLRYFNVAGAYGSCGERHAPESHLIPLVLQVAQGKRDAISVFGDDYPTPDGTCVRDYIHVADLADAHLLALKAATPGEHLICNLGNGEGFSVRQVIETVRQVTGHPIPEVVAPRRGGDPATLVASAARAKERLGWNPSRADLAGIVADAWAFAQNVSN, encoded by the coding sequence ATGAGCGGTAAGTACCTGGTCACGGGCGGCGCGGGATACGTCGGCAGCGTGGTCGCCCAGCACCTGCTGGAGGCGGGCCACGAGGTCACCGTCCTGGACAACCTCTCGACGGGTTTCCGCGAGGGCGTCCCGGCGGGTGCCACGTTCGTGGAGGGCGACATCCGTGACGCCGCCAAGTGGCTCGACTCCTCCTACGAAGCCGTCCTCCACTTCGCCGCGTTCTCCCAGGTCGGCGAGTCCGTCGTCAAGCCGGAGAAGTACTGGGAGAACAACGTCGGCGGCTCGATGGCCCTCCTCGCCGCCATGCGCGAGGCCGGCGTCCGCAAGCTCGTCTTCTCCTCCACGGCCGCCACGTACGGCGAGCCGGACGAGGTCCCGATCGTCGAGACCACCCGCACCTCCCCGACGAACCCCTACGGTGCGTCGAAGCTGTCGGTCGACTTCATGATCACGAGCGAGGCCGCCGCCCACGGGCTGGGAGCCGTGTCCCTCCGCTACTTCAACGTGGCCGGTGCGTACGGCAGTTGCGGTGAGCGGCACGCCCCCGAGTCGCACCTGATCCCGCTCGTCCTCCAGGTCGCGCAGGGCAAGCGGGACGCCATCTCCGTCTTCGGGGACGACTACCCGACGCCGGACGGCACGTGTGTCCGTGACTACATCCACGTGGCGGACCTGGCGGACGCGCACCTGCTGGCATTGAAGGCGGCCACCCCGGGTGAGCACCTGATCTGCAACCTCGGCAACGGCGAGGGCTTCTCCGTCCGCCAGGTCATCGAGACGGTCCGTCAGGTCACCGGGCACCCGATCCCCGAGGTCGTGGCCCCGCGCCGCGGCGGCGACCCGGCGACCCTGGTGGCGTCGGCGGCCCGGGCCAAGGAGCGCCTCGGCTGGAACCCGTCCCGCGCGGATCTCGCGGGCATCGTCGCGGACGCGTGGGCGTTCGCACAGAACGTATCGAACTGA
- a CDS encoding DNA polymerase III subunit beta family protein produces MRSIGEMARDSGLSVSALRFYDGAGVLVPAWVDPVSGYRWYGPEQLEEARLLARLRRAGMPLADIRLVLAGWSSENTDLVRKLLQAHLCRLELGLSDARMEFSTVRALLERRENPMASLRTATVRLAVSAPELAAALDAVRFAASTDPELPMLGGVLFDIEGETLHVVATDRYRMAVAQAGTTGHGGPRVQVIVPSPLADAMRALLSDDASVQLTVDGDRVALEAGDRQAAGQCLDHDFPDYRRLVRLPAGRRALVDVPAFRAAVETGSVRVSEVREQDGVSCDLSVLRVAGDGTVCVCDDGDDGQGDIAVNREFLLHALAAGARDQLILEFGAPTAPLAIRRTDGEGTFSMLMPVRLEN; encoded by the coding sequence ATGCGCAGTATCGGTGAGATGGCTCGGGACAGTGGACTGAGCGTGAGCGCCCTGCGGTTCTACGACGGTGCCGGCGTGCTGGTCCCGGCCTGGGTGGATCCGGTGAGCGGCTACCGCTGGTACGGCCCCGAGCAGCTTGAAGAGGCCCGGTTGCTGGCCCGGCTGCGCCGGGCTGGTATGCCCTTGGCGGACATTCGGCTGGTGCTGGCCGGCTGGTCCAGTGAGAACACCGACCTGGTGCGGAAGCTGCTTCAGGCGCATCTGTGTCGTCTTGAACTGGGGCTGTCCGATGCCCGCATGGAGTTCTCCACGGTCCGAGCGCTACTCGAACGCAGGGAGAATCCCATGGCTTCGCTCCGCACCGCCACCGTCCGGTTGGCTGTCTCCGCGCCTGAGTTGGCCGCGGCGTTGGACGCGGTCCGCTTCGCCGCCAGTACCGACCCGGAGCTGCCGATGCTCGGCGGTGTCCTGTTCGACATCGAGGGTGAGACGCTCCATGTCGTGGCTACCGACCGGTACCGGATGGCAGTCGCACAAGCCGGTACCACCGGACATGGCGGCCCCCGTGTGCAGGTCATCGTGCCGTCCCCGCTCGCCGACGCGATGCGAGCGCTGCTGAGTGACGACGCATCCGTCCAGCTCACTGTGGACGGTGACCGCGTGGCCCTGGAAGCAGGGGACCGTCAGGCGGCCGGTCAGTGTCTCGACCACGACTTTCCTGATTACCGTCGCCTCGTCCGCCTGCCGGCAGGGCGCCGTGCCCTCGTCGACGTCCCGGCTTTCCGGGCGGCGGTGGAAACCGGCTCCGTCCGCGTCAGCGAGGTGCGCGAGCAGGACGGCGTGTCCTGTGACCTCAGCGTGCTCAGGGTGGCGGGCGACGGCACGGTCTGCGTCTGTGACGACGGTGACGACGGCCAGGGCGACATCGCCGTCAATCGCGAGTTCCTGCTGCATGCCCTCGCCGCCGGAGCCCGGGACCAACTGATTCTGGAGTTCGGCGCCCCTACGGCGCCCCTGGCGATCCGCCGGACCGACGGCGAGGGCACCTTTTCGATGCTGATGCCTGTCCGCCTGGAAAATTAA
- a CDS encoding MFS transporter yields the protein MTITSTQGTGRSSLWRERPFVLLASARTVSVLGNGFARVALAFAVLALPGAGPGRLSLVLACQALPQLAFILVGGVIADRMSRARLMALADVLGAGAYTALAAMVLTRHAPLPAMCLLAVAAGTATALFAPAMDGIMPLVVPTDRLQQANALLRVATNSALLLGLSLSGVTVALVGPGWALALNAASFALSAALTARLPVPARPPKKSSGWADLREGWREFASRQWLWVVVAQWSIVVAALNANVGVLGPLTADRYLGGARAWSLIVAAQALGTIAGAGLAARVRVHRPILVAVLATFPTALPVALLAVRAPVWLIAAAMFTAGVSSDIFGVLWATTIHREIPEESLSRVSSYDGFGSLAFAPLGLLIAGPVSSAVGLGHTLAGCAGLVILATGAALLAPGVRRLTAP from the coding sequence GTGACAATCACTTCGACGCAGGGCACCGGAAGATCCTCACTGTGGCGTGAGCGGCCGTTCGTGCTGCTCGCCTCCGCCCGCACCGTCTCCGTGCTCGGCAACGGATTCGCCCGGGTGGCCCTCGCCTTCGCGGTGCTGGCGCTGCCCGGCGCCGGACCGGGCCGGCTCTCGCTGGTCCTGGCCTGCCAGGCGTTGCCGCAACTGGCGTTCATCCTGGTGGGCGGGGTCATCGCGGACCGGATGTCACGCGCCCGCCTGATGGCGCTGGCGGATGTGCTGGGGGCCGGGGCCTACACCGCTCTGGCCGCGATGGTGCTGACCCGGCACGCCCCGCTCCCGGCGATGTGTCTGCTGGCGGTGGCGGCGGGCACGGCGACCGCGCTGTTCGCCCCGGCGATGGACGGCATCATGCCGCTGGTGGTCCCCACGGACCGGTTGCAGCAGGCGAACGCCCTTCTGCGGGTGGCCACCAACAGCGCGCTGCTCCTGGGCCTGTCGCTCTCGGGCGTGACGGTGGCGCTGGTCGGCCCCGGCTGGGCCCTGGCCCTGAACGCCGCGTCCTTCGCACTCAGCGCGGCCCTCACCGCCCGCCTCCCGGTCCCGGCACGCCCGCCGAAGAAGTCCTCCGGATGGGCCGATCTCCGGGAGGGCTGGCGGGAGTTCGCGTCCCGGCAGTGGCTGTGGGTCGTGGTGGCGCAGTGGTCGATCGTGGTGGCGGCGCTCAACGCGAACGTAGGAGTCCTCGGCCCCCTGACCGCCGACCGCTACCTCGGCGGAGCCCGCGCCTGGTCGCTGATCGTCGCCGCGCAGGCCCTGGGCACGATCGCCGGCGCGGGCCTGGCCGCCCGCGTCCGCGTCCACCGCCCGATCCTGGTGGCGGTCCTGGCCACGTTCCCGACGGCACTACCGGTAGCCCTCCTCGCCGTACGGGCCCCCGTCTGGCTGATCGCCGCCGCGATGTTCACGGCCGGCGTCTCCAGCGACATCTTCGGCGTCCTGTGGGCCACCACCATCCACCGAGAGATCCCCGAGGAATCCCTCTCCCGAGTCAGCTCCTACGACGGCTTCGGCTCCCTGGCCTTCGCCCCGCTGGGACTGCTCATCGCGGGACCGGTGTCGTCGGCCGTGGGCCTGGGTCACACGCTCGCGGGGTGCGCGGGGCTGGTGATTCTCGCGACGGGGGCGGCGCTGCTGGCTCCGGGGGTACGGAGGCTCACAGCGCCTTGA
- a CDS encoding MarR family winged helix-turn-helix transcriptional regulator gives MEDEVDRLVAAWRRERPDLDVEPLEVLSRVSRLARHLDRARRLAFAEHSLEPWEFDVLTALRRAGSPYQLSPGQLLTQTLVTSGTMTNRIDRLTKKGLVERLPDPSDRRGVLVRLTEEGQDRADQALAGLLAQERAILAELSRTQRGELAGLLRQLTAPFDNIPG, from the coding sequence ATGGAGGACGAGGTCGATCGGCTTGTCGCAGCGTGGCGCCGGGAGCGCCCCGACCTCGACGTGGAGCCACTTGAGGTGCTCAGCCGGGTGAGCAGACTGGCCCGGCACCTGGACCGGGCCCGCCGGCTGGCGTTCGCCGAGCACAGCCTGGAGCCCTGGGAGTTCGACGTGCTGACGGCGCTCAGGCGCGCGGGCAGCCCCTACCAGCTCTCCCCCGGCCAGCTGCTGACCCAGACCCTCGTCACGTCCGGCACGATGACGAACCGCATCGACCGGCTCACGAAGAAGGGCCTGGTCGAGCGGCTTCCCGACCCCAGCGACCGCCGGGGCGTGCTGGTCCGCCTCACCGAGGAGGGCCAGGACCGCGCGGACCAGGCCCTGGCCGGCCTGCTGGCCCAGGAGCGCGCGATCCTCGCGGAACTCTCCCGCACCCAACGGGGCGAACTGGCAGGCCTGCTACGCCAGTTGACCGCCCCGTTCGACAACATCCCCGGCTAG
- the galT gene encoding galactose-1-phosphate uridylyltransferase gives MKKTSTRLADGRELIYYDLRDDTVRDAVDRRPLERTVTTSEVRRDVLLGDSVAIASHRQGRIYHPPVDQCPLCPTTGDRLSEIPDSSYDVAVFENRFPSLAGDSGRCEVVCFTSDHDASFASLTEEQAALVLDAWTDRTSELSHLPSVEQVFCFENRGEEIGVTLGHPHGQIYAYPFTTPRTALMLRSLAAHKEATGGENLFDSVLERELAGERVVLEGEHWAAFVPYAAHWPYEVHLYPKRRVPDLLGLDEAARTEFPKVYLELLRRFDRIFGEGEPPTPYISAWHQAPFGTLEEFDGVSRDDFALHLELFTIRRTSGKLKFLAGSESGMSVFINDVPPERAAERLREVAS, from the coding sequence GTGAAGAAGACCTCGACCCGGTTGGCCGACGGTCGTGAGCTCATCTACTACGACCTGCGGGACGACACCGTGCGCGACGCGGTGGACCGACGCCCGCTGGAGCGCACGGTCACCACTTCGGAGGTACGGCGGGACGTGCTGCTCGGCGACTCGGTGGCGATCGCCTCGCACCGCCAGGGCCGCATCTACCACCCGCCGGTCGACCAGTGCCCGCTCTGCCCGACCACCGGCGACCGGCTCAGCGAGATCCCGGACTCGTCGTACGACGTTGCGGTCTTCGAGAACCGTTTCCCCTCGCTGGCCGGGGACTCCGGGCGCTGTGAGGTGGTCTGCTTCACCTCCGACCACGACGCGTCCTTCGCCTCGCTGACCGAGGAGCAGGCGGCCCTTGTCCTCGACGCGTGGACCGACCGGACGTCGGAGCTGTCGCATCTTCCCTCCGTCGAGCAGGTGTTCTGTTTCGAGAACCGCGGCGAAGAGATCGGCGTGACGCTCGGTCATCCCCACGGCCAGATCTACGCCTACCCCTTCACCACCCCGCGCACCGCCCTGATGTTGCGTTCACTCGCGGCCCACAAGGAGGCGACCGGCGGGGAGAACCTCTTCGACTCGGTCCTGGAGCGCGAACTCGCCGGTGAGCGGGTCGTCCTTGAGGGTGAACACTGGGCGGCCTTCGTGCCGTACGCGGCGCACTGGCCCTACGAGGTCCACCTGTATCCCAAGCGCCGGGTGCCCGATCTGCTCGGGCTGGACGAGGCGGCCCGCACAGAGTTCCCCAAGGTCTATCTGGAACTCTTGAGGCGCTTCGACCGGATCTTCGGTGAGGGCGAGCCTCCGACGCCGTACATCTCCGCCTGGCACCAGGCGCCGTTCGGCACGCTGGAGGAGTTCGACGGGGTGAGCAGGGACGACTTCGCTCTCCACCTTGAGCTTTTCACCATTCGCCGTACGTCCGGCAAGCTGAAGTTCCTCGCGGGTTCCGAGTCCGGCATGAGCGTGTTCATCAACGACGTGCCGCCGGAGCGCGCGGCCGAGCGACTGCGAGAGGTAGCGAGTTGA
- the galK gene encoding galactokinase — protein MGVREGFEELYGTAPEGVWAAPGRVNLIGEYTDFNEGFVMPLALPHTAVAAVSRRTDGVLRLHSADIEGPVVELHVDELAPRTNTSWAAYPAGVVWVLREAGHEVTGADIHLSSTVPTGAGLSSSAALEVVTALALNDLFELGLSAPELARFSQRAENDFVGVPCGIMDQTASACCEEGHALHLDCRDLSIRQIPFDLASEGLSLLVVDSRVKHALGDGAYAERREGCEEGARQLGVPFLRDVAYEDLESSLARLSDERVRRYVRHVVSDDHRVDQVITLLDAGDVRAIGPVLTEGHASLRDDLRISCPELDLVVDTAVGAGALGARMTGGGFGGSAVVLVEASDAETVTKAVEEAFAAAGYTAPRVFPAVPSAGARRVE, from the coding sequence GTGGGTGTACGTGAGGGCTTCGAGGAGCTGTACGGGACCGCTCCCGAGGGCGTCTGGGCCGCGCCGGGCCGGGTCAACCTGATCGGCGAGTACACCGACTTCAACGAGGGCTTCGTGATGCCGCTCGCCCTGCCGCACACGGCGGTGGCGGCGGTGTCCCGCCGCACGGACGGCGTCCTGCGCCTCCACTCGGCGGACATCGAGGGCCCGGTCGTGGAGCTGCACGTGGACGAGCTGGCCCCGCGCACGAACACGAGCTGGGCGGCGTACCCGGCAGGTGTGGTCTGGGTCCTCCGCGAGGCGGGCCACGAGGTGACCGGCGCGGACATCCACCTGTCGTCCACGGTCCCGACGGGCGCGGGCCTGTCGTCGTCGGCGGCGCTTGAGGTGGTCACGGCCCTGGCCCTGAACGACCTCTTCGAACTGGGCCTGTCCGCCCCGGAGTTGGCGCGTTTCTCGCAGCGCGCGGAGAACGACTTCGTCGGCGTCCCCTGCGGCATCATGGACCAGACGGCCTCGGCCTGCTGCGAGGAGGGCCACGCGCTCCACCTCGACTGCCGCGACCTGTCGATCCGCCAGATCCCGTTCGACCTGGCGTCGGAGGGTCTCTCGTTGCTGGTCGTCGACTCCCGCGTGAAGCACGCGCTGGGCGACGGCGCGTACGCGGAACGCCGGGAGGGCTGCGAGGAGGGCGCCCGGCAGTTGGGCGTCCCGTTCCTGCGGGACGTGGCGTACGAGGACCTGGAGTCGTCGCTGGCCCGCCTCTCCGACGAGCGAGTGCGGCGCTATGTCCGCCACGTGGTGTCGGACGACCACAGGGTCGACCAGGTCATCACCCTGCTCGACGCGGGGGACGTACGCGCGATCGGCCCGGTCCTCACCGAGGGCCACGCCTCCCTCCGCGACGATCTCCGCATCTCCTGCCCGGAGTTGGACCTCGTGGTCGACACGGCGGTCGGCGCGGGTGCGCTGGGCGCGCGGATGACGGGCGGCGGTTTCGGCGGCTCGGCGGTCGTGCTGGTGGAGGCCTCGGACGCGGAGACGGTGACCAAGGCGGTGGAGGAGGCGTTCGCGGCGGCGGGTTACACCGCCCCGCGCGTGTTCCCTGCGGTGCCTTCGGCGGGGGCGCGGCGGGTGGAGTGA